The stretch of DNA TTGGCAAGAGCAAGCCCAGCCCGTCCAGAGGATGCCCAGTCCCGTGGAGCCGGGACTGCCTTCCCGTGCCCAGCTTCTCCCTTGGCTCTTGGCAGGGGCTCTCGGATGTTCCGAGTCAGTCTCACGCTGAGACTCGGTGGTTCTGTGTTCATGTCCTGGCTGCCGCGGGGGTGCACGGATTCCCATGTTGGCCCATCCTGCTCTGTGACTTCAGCTGTCCCCTTATGCTTCCCCTGTAATTGTGaggcagtatttatttattctgtttgggCATGGATAACGAAGGGAACTTCGGAGAGATTTCTCATCCCCTGACAGGTCCTTCTGAAGAGTGCCTGATTCTGAGGGATTTGTCAATACAGGGACATAAGAGAAAGCAAGGATATCACTTCTGTCCATCTAGCATCGATATCCAGGTGAAAGCACGTCACGGCACACAAACATGTGCTGGGATGACCTCTTATTCCTGCTGGTGGGACGGTGACACCTTCACGTTTTAAACAAATGCTGTCATGTATGTAAACGTGCAAATTACGtgcaaattatatatacatgaatgACCTACACACACGGAGTTCGCAAGCAGAACCCTGCAGGTTGCATGGGCTGATGATGAACAGTCAAGCGTAGGCTTGGAACAAACTGACCAGCAGTGGCCTGGGGATGCTTCCGCCGCGAGCCTGAGCTCATCGGACTTGTTTCCTCTCCTTGCCTGGTCCATGGCTCAGCGGGTAGGAGACTCTTGGTCGAGGCCTTCCGAACATGCAATGAATGGTACGCCTGTCCGTCTGCTAGTCACACCCCTGGCGTTGTCCCTCACCCGTCTTCTGACCTGGTTTTCAGCTGAGTAAATGTGGTCCTTCCGTTTACAAGACCATGTGGCAAACTGTGCTTATGGCCCAGATCCGGCTACTGGCTGTTACGTGCCTAGTTACACGGGAACACAGCCACCCTCATTTGTATACATACTGCCTGTGACTGCTTTCATGATACTGTGGCAGAGCTGAATCGTTTGAACAGAGACGGCTGTGGCcttcaaagccaaaaatatttactatctggccctttgtAGGAAAAGTGTGCCAACATCTGCCAGGTCGAAAGGTGACTCCGAGGTCTTCAAATAAACATAGATCCTgaaagcctgattttttttttttcctccccctctaGACATGAGTAGCTGCACATACCTTCACCCGCTGTGTGGCCGGCCTCCTTGCTTTAGTgattaaaagcaaagcaaagctggaccAACAACACAGGATTCCACGCTGGGTTTGCATTAACTTGTTGCTGCCCTCAGGTCTTTATTCCTACCTGTTTTGTCTTCAAAGCCACCGTGAGCACTGCCCTCAAAGGGTCCCCGGTCTCAGGGGGATTCCCTTGGCTTATTTTTTCCTTGCTCTCCCCGTGTGCCCTGGACCTCCCGTCACAGAGAAAGACTCTTTCTCGGTGAGGCTGACCCGGCTGGACAGGGCCCCGAGAGTGGTAGCAGGGATGAACGGGAGACTGGGTCACTGGGTTTACAGCCCTCCCTGCAAGCTGCTGGAGTCCTTGGGCTGGTTTGttatttaggattttcttctttaaagtgaTGGTCTCACATTTGCTCTGACTCAGTACAGCTGCAAAGCCTCCGGGCTTCAAGATTTCATCTCTGCCTATCCATCACATTTGACGGCACGGAATGGCCCGGGTTCTGCTCTCTCCTTTTTTGCCCCCCAACACCCAGGCCTGCAGGTAACACCCAGCTGACGCCGGGAGAGATGTGACCGGTGAAAGGGCCCACTTCACTCTGGGTAGCGACAGATCCTGCCCTCATGTATGATAGCTCGACTGAAGCGCCTCATGTTGTTTCGGGTCTTCTCTGAATAGAGTAACATTAGGCTGTCACCACCACCGAACCCACGGAGACGCTCAGTGTGCCGGGGTGCCGTCTCAGAAGTAAATAACCGTCTCCCCATGGAGTGCCCATCCCATTGGCTGGTGATGGCACAGCAGGAGCATTTCAGATCCGGAGCTCGTGGGTCAGAGTGTCTCCTGCCCGAGCAGCCCATGGCTGCTCTGGGGAATTACAGCTGTTACAAGAAGTACTTGGGTTTTTAAACTCAGTGCCCCGTTTGCTGGGTTCTCGGCCTTCGACAACTACATTAGTGGCCTATTGAGGCAGCCTGTGTGACCCTGAGCTTTCTGGGAAGAGACAAGAATAATACGGAGAGCTCTGAAATAAGCAGGATAATTCTTGGCATTCATGCAAGCAGACTGACCACAAGCTGCCCGCACTGCATAAAGTGAGCGATTTTAGCGAACTGCCCAAACGTTTTACAAGGGACTAAAAGACATGATTTGGAATACTTCTTGCACAGCTACCTACGTATGGAATGCATCCTCTGAAATGCTATTAGGACACGTCCCTTCCTTGGTGCCCACTGGGTGCTGGTTTCTGCTTCTAGCTTTTGCAGACATCATCTTTAAGCTCCTAGTAGCCTGGCTTGGTAGGAGAGGACCTTGAAGCTCCCTgagattaagtaactttcctGAGCAGAAAACACTGCCACGGCCTTTTGGAAATCTACATAAGCAAATGAGATTAATGAACCTCATGAAAAATACTTTGGAAGCTACTGAATGTGGTTGGGGTTGGTGACATAGGAATTCTCACGCACAGAAGAGCTCAAGAAGCTTTTCTGACAGACTCAGGCACACAGTTTGTGCAAACTCACTAGTGAAAAGAAATCCTATGGAAAGGTTATACTTTCGGTGTTCTTCGAGAAACAGAAGTTGGGCCCTGGACGCTAGCCAAGTTCCAAGAGTATTGCCCTCCCTGGCTCTGTCCTAACATCATAAACCAGAGCAGGCCCTTGGCCTCACCGTGCGATGTGGGTTTTGGAGGGAGATCTGTACTGGGACTCAAAGTCGTGTGTCCCAGAATGCACGTAAGATGCtgtcctcgggatccctgggtggctcagctgttagcgcctgccttcagcccagggtgtgatcctggagtcccgggatcgagtcccacatcaggctccctgcatggagcctgcttcttctgtctctgcccccctctctctcatgaataaataaataaaatcaaaaaaaaaaaaaaaaaaaaaggcctgtcCTCACTAGGTCTCCTCCCAGTGTGGGCAAACTCTTTACAAAGTAGGCTCTCCGTGCTTAATTAGGGGtggaagacagggagagaaacTGATTTTACCCAGCTTCTGAGCATCCTCCACTGTTGATGATTTTGTAAACTCTAGAAAACTCTACTAGTATTTTAACTTGGTCATGAAATTCTTTGTCAGTGTTACATAATGACTATATAATAAtctgtgtagtttttttttttttttttaaaccatgagaTGCAACGAGAACACCTATTCCACTGGCTTAGATGGAATACGTACAATAAGTCCTGCAAATTCCTCCTTTAGCGTGATGGTCCTGGAGCATGCCCTTCAGGGGAATGGCTTAATGCTCAAAAGAGCGGAACGTTAAATTTTCCAGATTTTGTGATCTGGTTGAAATTGGCCACGACAGCAATATTTACACCACGGAAATCAGCAAATGCTGTTGCCCCACCCCCAGTACCAGTTGTTATAGATGAGCCAACACACCTGTCTTCCACCCTCCAGCTCCGTGCTGGTGTCAGAAACCCAGGAGAGGGATAGAGAAGGAGCTTGCCTCTTCTCTGCACATCTGTGAGGCTGCTGGCCTCCCACATCCTGCCATGGTAAAGAATGGTGGAATTTGGCCAAATTAATGACCTCGGGCATTGGCAAGAGGGCCCACCTCTAGGATGGCCTTGGAGTTTGAAGTCATGTGACTGTTACCCAAGTCCAGAGGGCTCAGAGATCGAGGTGGAAGGGAACGTCTAGAAGAGATGTGGGAATTCACCAGGACACTCAACTGCTGTTCTGCAGCAAGCTCTTCATGTGCAGGCAGCAGTTGAACTAGGGATTGATTTTAAACTCAGCTCACCCTTTGCCTTGATCTGTGGTGCTCAGTCCTCATACAGTTAAGAGCCAGGCGCTGTGCCCCATTTTGGGGAGACCGGGGTGAAGGATGTCTTATAACCTTGGCAGTGCTCGTGTACTATGCAATGGCCAGTCAACACGTATGGCTCTCGAGCACCTGAGATGTTCCCAGTAGGACCGAAACACTGAATTTACAATTGTAATTAATCTGAGTTGTAATTAATCGGAGTTTGTGTCTGGTGGGTACTCTACTGGATAGAGCAGCTCAGGGCTTGTAGGAAGAATATTGGTGGAAGCCTATGTGCTGCGAGTGTGGCGGGTACATTTGTCACACTGGACTCAGATGTGGGGCTGCTAAGTGTTCCCCAAACCCCAGCATCTTTGACTAGACCAATCAGTGCTCATGCCACTGCAGTTATCAACCCATTCAGATGCACCTGGCTGTGGGCTAACTGCATTAGAGGGTCACCCCACATCATCCTCTACTTCCATCTATAGGATGAGTGATGATCTCCAATCTACGGGTGAAGACATGGAAAACAGAGGAGTGGAGCCCTTGGCCCAGGTCCTCAGAGTCAGAATCCCCACCCTAAAGATGTCTCAGTAAGTGCAAGAGCACCGTGTAGACTGGCAGCGTTGCAGAGAACTCATGTAAAACAAATCTCTACACTTGTTCTAATAGTATAAGGAGGACACATCTAAATGTGATTCTCCTTTCATGGCGTATCCATGTGTGTTCAGCCTTGGCGGGCTTTTAGCTTGGCACCTCCCCTTGTGAGCATACACATTTAGCATATGCATTTGGCTTTATACCGTTTGGTGGCTTGGttttaatttggggggggggaatgccCCAGCAAGTAATGTTGGTATCTTCCTATCTCGCTGTCTGATTCCAGTCACTACAAGCTGTATCGAAGTCAGGGAATGGGTCCCTATTGGGACCCTGTTAGGCTTGTTCAGTCTTCGGTGGGAATGTGGTCTCCCGATCGCCTAGTCCCTTGTTAGACCCACCTGAGCGTGTTGCTTTCGGATGTGTACGTATTCAAGTCTAAATGACTGAAATGGgatgaaaatggaaatgtaaacCCAAGGCTGAAAGAGGCCTTTTGAAAACATTCTATAATGTTAGGTTATCACTGATCTCCACAGAGATTAGCTTATGATTGGCTGACAGCTAAATACCATCAAATGCAGACTGTACTTTGCAtggcggggcgggtgggggggggaggcgtGTGGAGTTCTTGAGAACCAACTCTTCTTACAGATGGGTCACCTGCAGTCAGTTGGAAAAGCCAGAAACCAGGTGCAGAACCTGCACCAGGCACCTTGCCTCTGGAGCCATGGCCTAAGCCTCACCTACTGCTTTGGGCCGTAGAGACCGTTTCCTCCCCCTTGTTTGCCATACGCAAACACCAAACACGGTACAACCAAAGCACAAAAATCCTCCTGAGGAAACTGTGCATCGGTGATCTGCTGCCCCGGTGATGCATTTCTTGGCTTCCCTTCATGCTGGCTTCTAGCTCACATAACCAGGGGTAGAGGTCCCCAGGGTGGGAACTAAGCACAACTAACTAACCACATGCCTCAGAACCCCCCTCCAGACCACAGGCTGCAGGGAGTCCAGACTGTGCCGAGGGGAAATGGGAAACAGAAAACCTGGCAGTCAAGATGAAGGCCAGAAGCCATGGGCAATGTTTCTCGAGAAGCGTGGCACTGGAGCACTGCTGGCATATTTGTTTCCGTGAAGCACACTGCCGGGTCCTTCTAGCTAGGGGGCTCACGGCCACCATCCTTACTGTTAGGTCAGCTGCCTTTAAATTTGCTGCCGCACAATTTCCAAGTtcaaaagatggaaaacaaaactCAGCACTCTGTTATCAATGCTGGGTGGTCTTGGCCGCCAACTGGGTATGATTCCCTCTCTAGCCCAGCTGCACACAGAAGACAACTCATAGGGGGAAAGGCACAGTCTCCTAATCACACAGACAGGGCTTGCCTAAGGCTAAGCATTGCTTCTAGGAGCTCCACAGCGGGACAGAGAAACATACCCTCTATTGTGTGAGGCCTTGTACAGTCCTGAATATCAATGTTACTCTAATGATTTAATATAACCAAGTCAGCATTTGCTTTGCAGATgccatttcaattctttttttcttctgtcatagGATTCCTAAGAGGCGAGTGGTTCTCTCATTTAGCCCTTTTGGACTGGTGTACCTGTTATACCTCATCCATATCCTAATAAACCTTTTGTCCTAGGACATCCAAAGTTAAGACCCGTcgtttcattcattcaaaacagaGGTATAGGATTTAAATTCCAGGCCAGGCAGATGAATGCCAAGCACCAAGTACGTCTTCACGGCGAGTATACAGTGAAGTCCTAGCCTCACAAAATAACCCAGGCCCCCCCCTCTGAGCTTGCGCTGTCCTCGGACTATCACCTGTCCGCATGCTGGCACTGCTCTGGCTACGGGTCTGGGCACTGGAGGCTACATGGGGCCCCTGCGGGGGGTGAGCCCGCACAGCTTCACGAGAAACGTGGGCATACATACCCTTCCCGGTGGGCTTCTCCTTTCTCCAACTCCTGAATGACCCCCAAGAGCACTTTGATGGTTTCCTGGCTGGAACTGATCAGGTCCTCCATCACCTGCAGCTGTGCTTTCAGGTCGACCACCTCCGTGTGAGGCACGATTTGTCGGCATTCTTCGCCCGCCGCGGCGGCCGGGGGGCAAAGCTGGCTCTCCTCCCCCGGCGGGGCTCGAGTCTGCGGGGGCTGCTCACTACATTCGGGGGACAGGCACTGCGTCGGGGGCGAGCAGgcggccgcggggcccggggcggcccgGAGCCCGTCGAGGCGCGCggccctcctgggctcctgctcGGCCGCCGGGCAGAGGGGCCGCTCGCCCGGGGCGCCGGGGTTTGACCAGGCGGcctcggggccccggggcccgggggcagGCGCGTACACGGCGGCCACCTCCGTCTTAAACAGCGTCCCGTGGGCCGCTGGAGCGGCCTCGTCGGTGTCCGGCGTCGCGCGGCCGGGCCTCGGCTTCCCGGGCAGCGCGGGCTCGGGCCCCGGGGCGTCGGGCAGGGCCCCGTCTGGGCAGCTGGCCTCGGCAGGGCCGCCGCCCGGCTCCGCACAGTTGACCGCGGCCGGCCGCTCCAGCGCGTCCACGTGCTCGTCCGAGTGGGCCACCGGGGCCGCCGCCTTGGGCACCCGGCCGCCTCCCCACGGCCGGCCGGCCTCCCCGGGGCCCTCCTCGTGCTGGTCCTTGGCGTCCGGCCCGAACCCGTTGTTTTGACTTTTAAAGGCGTCCGCCGCCGGGATGCCCTTGAGGTTCCCTTTCTTGCGGTCCAGAGGGAAGGTCTGGTAGCACTT from Canis lupus familiaris isolate Mischka breed German Shepherd chromosome 28, alternate assembly UU_Cfam_GSD_1.0, whole genome shotgun sequence encodes:
- the INSYN2A gene encoding inhibitory synaptic factor 2A gives rise to the protein MVSKETSKCVLTTSEGEVEPAACLALEMKYALDPNRQIKKRNKALQVRFKDICEAQNEQRDAQLPAGPPGDRREAKPASSRAAYRKYMTVPARRSIPNVTKSTGVQTSPDLKKCYQTFPLDRKKGNLKGIPAADAFKSQNNGFGPDAKDQHEEGPGEAGRPWGGGRVPKAAAPVAHSDEHVDALERPAAVNCAEPGGGPAEASCPDGALPDAPGPEPALPGKPRPGRATPDTDEAAPAAHGTLFKTEVAAVYAPAPGPRGPEAAWSNPGAPGERPLCPAAEQEPRRAARLDGLRAAPGPAAACSPPTQCLSPECSEQPPQTRAPPGEESQLCPPAAAAGEECRQIVPHTEVVDLKAQLQVMEDLISSSQETIKVLLGVIQELEKGEAHREGLSYRTGQDTANCDTCRNSACIIYSVELDFKQQEDKLQPVLKKLHPFEETQVAPSPYSQEPYSATPKQKSKPESKKHGRWKLWFL